One region of Armigeres subalbatus isolate Guangzhou_Male chromosome 3, GZ_Asu_2, whole genome shotgun sequence genomic DNA includes:
- the LOC134228130 gene encoding sericin-2-like yields the protein SGSSSRNSSGSSSRNSSGSSSRNSSGSSSRNSSGSSSRNSSGSSSRNSSGSSSRNSSGSSSRNSSGSSSRNSSGSSVRNSSGSSSRNSSGSSSRNSSGSSSRNSSGSSSRNSSGSSSRNSSGSSSRNSSGSSSGSSSRNSSGSSSRNSSGSSSRNSSGSSSRNSSGSSSRNSTGSSSRNSSGSSSRNSSGSSS from the coding sequence tccggaagttcctccaggaattcctccggaagttcctccaggaattcctccggaagttcctccaggaattcctccggaagttcctccaggaattcctccggaagttcctccaggaattcctccggaagttcctccaggaattcctccggaagttcctccaggaattcctccggaagttcctccaggaattcctccggaagttcctccaggaattcctccggaagttccgtcaggaattcctccggaagttcctccaggaattcctccggaagttcctccaggaattcctccggaagttcctccaggaattcctccggaagttcctccaggaattcctccggaagttcctccaggaattcctccggaagttcctccaggaattcctccggaagttcctccggaagttcctccaggaattcctccggaagttcctccaggaattcctccggaagttcctccaggaattcctccggaagttcctccaggaattcctccggaagttcctccaggaattccaccggaagctcctccaggaattcctccggaagttcctccagaaattcctccggaagttcctcc